Proteins encoded in a region of the Dreissena polymorpha isolate Duluth1 chromosome 6, UMN_Dpol_1.0, whole genome shotgun sequence genome:
- the LOC127836040 gene encoding uncharacterized protein LOC127836040 has translation MKEIVAASRLYLTTISSGYPVTVGKDQLTTVNSTVTTWRDRWQLGKTGIGVNCPSKSVYVLRKKKPEQATERQHKKYPQGRTRVGEDDRPTSQQVTNTPDQPTTNQNTDWARTCSCGKVCKKKVGLKIHRTKMGCAPILNLLQRARQLGETEEELDQDEHHSVQSLHASEEGEVTIDNAERTEDRAAVESTERRKKVMWPASTERAKWKAFEEELELVMENVLKGKVERKLHVMSELIYTFGKERFGTAKEKVGQPKVGGNRRLQKISNLRGELRRLKSRYRQAEDEEKQGLAELRDDVRKEIQCLRRAENLRRKRHERRRKRAQFTSNPFQFVKRLLGEKKTGELQCTKEEANKYIKDMYSDSDRHKELGECDKLLTPDDPEHDFDCAEPRLQEVKDIVRKARASSAPGPNGVPYRVYKNCPKILLRLWKLIKVVWRKGELCREWLKAEGCFIPKEEDSSTLGQFRTISLLNVEEKILLAVLSKRMTSYLLQNKYIDTAVQKGGVPGVSGCIEHTSVITQIIKEARENKGDIAVIWLDLANAYGSVPHQMIQKTLQLYHVPVRFRQMLRHYFDGFIMRFSTRAITTDWQRLEVGIVTGCTISVVLFAAAMNLIVKSAEKPSRGPKMTSGCIQPPTRAFMDDMTITAKSYVEGRWMLQDIGELIEWARMKFKPQKSRSMVLRKGKIQESARYRIKDQLIPTVKEQPVKCLGKWFRDSLNDKQSIKDTVVQMENWLKDVDKCGLPGKFKAWIYQHGILPRLLWPLLVYSVPSSTVEAMERTINSFLRRWMGVPKSFTSLGLYCTGSKLQIPLRSLTEEYKVTKARKVIMLRDSRDEKVREAGVQVNTGRKWRADKAVEEAEARLRHSDIVGNVAHGRLGFGCVTRSQWSKASAKDRRTQVQEEIRRMEEESRLTRAVTLRKQGKWLNWEGVPQRKLTWNAIWTMESDRLSFLLKSVYDVLPSPTNLVTWGLAKKPDCKLCGRPANLEHVLSSCRTALSDGRYRWRHDRVLASIAEHLDQARKVQKMTNKGPSFISFVRAGEEGAKAKRACGILGTATDWRMEADLKKQLKFPQEITVTNQRPDIVLWSAASKQVVMVELTVPWEERIEESFERKREKYQALTDTCTEKGWKAWCFPVEVGCRGFPAQSLWRTFSRLGVTGQVRKRAISVVARETESASLWLWRKREEKWIGGHRAVD, from the coding sequence ATGAAGGAGATAGTAGCAGCATCACGGCTGTATCTGACAACTATATCTTCTGGATATCCAGTGACTGTTGGGAAAGACCAGCTGACAACTGTGAATAGTACAGTGACAACATGGAGAGACAGGTGGCAGCTAGGAAAGACTGGCATAGGGGTAAACTGTCCCAGCAAGTCAGTTTACGTTCTTCGTAAGAAGAAACCCGAGCAAGCTACAGAAAGACAACACAAGAAATACCCCCAAGGTCGTACGAGAGTGGGGGAGGATGATCGACCTACAAGCCAACAGGTAACGAACACGCCCGATCAACCGACAACGAATCAGAACACGGACTGGGCAAGAACATGTAGTTGTGGGAAGGTGTGTAAGAAAAAGGTGGGACTGAAGATTCATCGCACAAAGATGGGATGCGCACCAATCCTAAATCTGTTGCAACGCGCAAGGCAACTTGGTGAGACGGAGGAGGAGCTGGATCAGGATGAACACCACAGTGTCCAGAGCCTCCACGCATCAGAAGAGGGTGAGGTAACCATTGATAACGCAGAGAGGACTGAAGATCGAGCTGCGGTAGAATCTACAGAGCGGCGGAAGAAAGTGATGTGGCCCGCAAGTACAGAGAGAGCGAAGTGGAAGGCGTTTGAAGAGGAGCTGGAACTGGTGATGGAGAACGTTCTGAAAGGCAAAGTAGAGAGAAAGCTGCATGTCATGTCTGAGCTGATCTACACATTTGGAAAAGAGCGATTCGGAACAGCTAAAGAGAAAGTCGGACAACCCAAGGTTGGCGGGAATAGAAGACTGCAGAAGATTTCCAACCTAAGGGGAGAACTCAGACGCTTGAAAAGCAGATACAGACAAGCAGAGGATGAGGAGAAACAAGGTCTGGCAGAACTGAGAGATGATGTACGGAAGGAGATCCAGTGTTTACGGAGAGCAGAGAATCTGCGCCGGAAGAGACACGAGAGAAGGCGAAAGAGAGCTCAGTTTACTAGCAATCCATTTCAGTTTGTGAAGCGTTTGCTCGGAGAAAAGAAGACAGGCGAACTTCAATGCACAAAAGAGGAGGCAAACAAGTACATCAAAGATATGTACAGTGACAGCGACCGTCACAAGGAACTGGGCGAGTGCGACAAGTTGCTCACACCAGATGATCCTGAACATGACTTTGATTGCGCAGAACCTAGGTTGCAAGAAGTCAAGGACATTGTAAGGAAGGCCAGAGCATCTTCAGCACCAGGACCCAATGGAGTACCGTACAGGGTATACAAGAACTGCCCCAAGATCTTGCTACGGTTGTGGAAGCTTATAAAGGTTGTTTGGAGGAAAGGAGAGCTTTGCAGAGAATGGCTGAAGGCAGAGGGATGTTTTATTCCTAAAGAAGAGGATTCGTCAACCCTTGGTCAATTCAGGACTATCTCTTTGCTGAACGTGGAAGAGAAGATACTCCTCGCTGTCCTTTCAAAAAGAATGACCTCTTATTTGCTTCAGAACAAGTACATAGATACAGCTGTGCAGAAAGGAGGAGTACCCGGTGTATCTGGGTGCATCGAGCATACCAGTGTCATCACCCAAATCATCAAGGAAGCACGCGAGAACAAAGGAGACATCGCAGTGATCTGGCTTGACCTAGCAAATGCATATGGTTCTGTTCCGCATCAGATGATACAAAAGACTCTACAATTGTATCATGTACCCGTTCGATTTCGGCAGATGTTGCGGCACTATTTCGACGGCTTCATCATGAGATTTTCAACAAGGGCAATAACCACTGACTGGCAGAGACTTGAAGTAGGCATCGTTACCGGGTGCACAATTTCAGTGGTGCTGTTCGCAGCAGCCATGAATCTGATAGTGAAGTCAGCGGAGAAGCCATCAAGAGGACCCAAAATGACTTCGGGGTGTATCCAACCACCAACGAGGGCATTTATGGACGATATGACTATTACAGCAAAGTCGTACGTCGAGGGAAGGTGGATGCTGCAAGACATTGGCGAACTTATCGAGTGGGCCAGAATGAAGTTTAAACCCCAGAAATCAAGGAGCATGGTTTTGAGGAAAGGAAAGATTCAAGAGAGTGCAAGATATAGAATCAAAGATCAGCTCATCCCTACTGTTAAGGAGCAACCAGTGAAGTGCCTCGGGAAGTGGTTTCGAGACTCACTCAATGATAAACAGAGTATCAAAGACACGGTAGTGCAAATGGAGAACTGGTTGAAAGATGTGGACAAGTGTGGTCTGCCAGGAAAATTCAAGGCCTGGATTTACCAACATGGCATCCTACCACGCCTATTGTGGCCGCTGCTGGTGTACAGTGTACCGTCATCAACAGTGGAAGCAATGGAAAGGACAATAAATTCATTCCTCAGGAGGTGGATGGGGGTGCCAAAGAGTTTCACCAGCCTCGGTTTGTACTGCACAGGCAGCAAGCTGCAGATACCTCTCAGATCACTGACGGAGGAATACAAGGTCACAAAGGCTCGGAAAGTCATTATGCTACGAGACAGTAGAGATGAGAAGGTTAGAGAAGCAGGAGTGCAGGTCAACACCGGGAGAAAGTGGAGGGCCGACAAGGCAGTTGAAGAGGCTGAGGCTCGTCTTCGGCACAGCGACATTGTCGGTAATGTTGCACACGGGCGACTAGGCTTCGGATGCGTCACCCGTTCGCAGTGGAGCAAAGCCAGTGCAAAAGACCGACGCACCCAAGTGCAGGAAGAGATTCGCCGAATGGAGGAAGAATCCAGGCTCACCAGAGCTGTTACCCTACGGAAACAGGGAAAATGGCTGAACTGGGAGGGAGTACCCCAGAGAAAGCTTACATGGAATGCGATCTGGACCATGGAAAGCGACAGACTTAGTTTCTTGCTCAAGTCTGTCTACGACGTGCTGCCAAGTCCAACAAACCTAGTGACTTGGGGTCTTGCCAAAAAGCCAGATTGCAAGCTCTGTGGAAGACCAGCGAATCTGGAGCATGTCCTGAGCTCATGCAGGACAGCCCTGTCTGATGGTCGATACAGATGGCGTCACGACAGGGTTCTTGCTTCAATCGCCGAGCATCTAGATCAAGCACGAAAAGTGCAGAAGATGACTAACAAAGGCCCCTCATTCATTTCCTTTGTCAGAGCCGGAGAAGAAGGGGCAAAGGCCAAACGCGCATGTGGGATTCTTGGAACGGCAACAGATTGGAGAATGGAAGCAGACTTGAAGAAACAGCTCAAGTTTCCACAGGAGATCACCGTGACAAACCAGAGACCCGACATAGTACTGTGGTCAGCTGCATCAAAACAGGTTGTGATGGTGGAGCTCACAGTACCATGGGAGGAGCGGATTGAAGAGAGCTTCGAACGGAAGCGCGAAAAGTACCAGGCCCTCACAGATACCTGCACAGAGAAAGGCTGGAAGGCATGGTGTTTTCCAGTGGAGGTGGGCTGCAGAGGTTTCCCAGCACAATCACTGTGGCGCACTTTCAGCAGACTGGGGGTTACAGGACAGGTCCGGAAACGGGCCATATCGGTTGTTGCACGTGAAACAGAGTCTGCTTCCTTGTGGCTATGGCGGAAGAGAGAGGAGAAGTGGATAGGGGGACACAGGGCTGTCGACTAG